From Cyprinus carpio isolate SPL01 chromosome A7, ASM1834038v1, whole genome shotgun sequence, a single genomic window includes:
- the adcyap1a gene encoding adenylate cyclase activating polypeptide 1a isoform X1 has translation MTSSKATLAFLIYGLLVQCNVCSPLSYPNIRMESAGFDEEGHSLTDLTFDSDQITIRSSPSVTEDAYALYSPPSKRLERHADGMFNKAYRKALGQLSARKYLHTLMAKRVGGGSTIEDDNEPLSKRHSDGVFTDSYSRYRKQMAVKKYLAAVLGKSPEDLDLHQLLQDVDFGVFPDGGEIEAFLLDWLRQFPPQFPVSF, from the exons ATGACGAGCAGCAAAGCGACTCTGGCTTTCCTCATCTACGGGCTCCTCGTGCAATGCAACGTGTGTTCGCCGTTGAGTTACCCGAACATCAG AATGGAGTCTGCAGGATTTGACGAGGAGGGACACTCACTGACGGATCTAACTTTTGACAGTGACCAGATCACCATTCGAAGCTCTCCTTCGGTTACTGAAGACGCATACGCGTTATACAGTCCTCCATCGAAAAG ATTGGAAAGGCACGCTGACGGGATGTTTAATAAAGCCTACCGGAAAGCGCTCGGTCAGCTGTCAGCGCGGAAATACCTGCATACACTGATGGCAAAACGCGTGGG AGGAGGAAGCACGATAGAGGACGACAATGAGCCGCTCTCAAAGCGTCACTCGGACGGGGTTTTCACCGACAGCTACAGTCGCTACCGGAAGCAAATGGCAGTAAAGAAGTATCTGGCCGCAGTCCTTGGCAAAAG cCCTGAAGACTTAGATTTGCACCAATTGCTACAAGACGTAGACTTTGGTGTGTTCCCGGATGGGGGTGAGATTGAGGCATTTTTATTGGATTGGCTGAGACAGTTCCCTCCTCAATTCCCGGTGAGTTTTTAA
- the adcyap1a gene encoding adenylate cyclase activating polypeptide 1a isoform X2, whose translation MTSSKATLAFLIYGLLVQCNVCSPLSYPNIRMESAGFDEEGHSLTDLTFDSDQITIRSSPSVTEDAYALYSPPSKRLERHADGMFNKAYRKALGQLSARKYLHTLMAKRVGGGSTIEDDNEPLSKRHSDGVFTDSYSRYRKQMAVKKYLAAVLGKSPEDLDLHQLLQDVDFGVFPDGGEIEAFLLDWLRQFPPQFPAL comes from the exons ATGACGAGCAGCAAAGCGACTCTGGCTTTCCTCATCTACGGGCTCCTCGTGCAATGCAACGTGTGTTCGCCGTTGAGTTACCCGAACATCAG AATGGAGTCTGCAGGATTTGACGAGGAGGGACACTCACTGACGGATCTAACTTTTGACAGTGACCAGATCACCATTCGAAGCTCTCCTTCGGTTACTGAAGACGCATACGCGTTATACAGTCCTCCATCGAAAAG ATTGGAAAGGCACGCTGACGGGATGTTTAATAAAGCCTACCGGAAAGCGCTCGGTCAGCTGTCAGCGCGGAAATACCTGCATACACTGATGGCAAAACGCGTGGG AGGAGGAAGCACGATAGAGGACGACAATGAGCCGCTCTCAAAGCGTCACTCGGACGGGGTTTTCACCGACAGCTACAGTCGCTACCGGAAGCAAATGGCAGTAAAGAAGTATCTGGCCGCAGTCCTTGGCAAAAG cCCTGAAGACTTAGATTTGCACCAATTGCTACAAGACGTAGACTTTGGTGTGTTCCCGGATGGGGGTGAGATTGAGGCATTTTTATTGGATTGGCTGAGACAGTTCCCTCCTCAATTCCCG GCTTTGTGA